A window from Piliocolobus tephrosceles isolate RC106 chromosome 11, ASM277652v3, whole genome shotgun sequence encodes these proteins:
- the C11H2orf88 gene encoding small membrane A-kinase anchor protein isoform X1, whose product MRGANPRGARDGRGGDGRRRGREPKRSRRTPRPPHAATWLSRAPARRRRRCPGSWTALCPRQASAAARPDASKPPSHCSASPGASETRPGPDRRLPPGSARLSGRAMGAQLPGDV is encoded by the coding sequence ATGCGGGGCGCAAACCCGCGAGGAGCGCGCGACGGGCGCGGCGGCGACGGCAGGAGGAGGGGCCGGGAGCCCAAGCGCAGCCGAAGGACGCCCCGTCCTCCACATGCTGCCACTTGGCTGAGCCGGGCGCCGGCGAGAAGGCGGCGCCGTTGCCCTGGCAGCTGGACTGCACTTTGCCCTCGCCAGGCCTCAGCTGCCGCCCGCCCAGACGCCAGCAAGCCCCCCTCACACTGCAGCGCCTCCCCGGGAGCTTCGGAGACCCGCCCCGGGCCTGATCGCAGGCTGCCTCCGGGGTCCGCACGGCTGTCCGGACGTGCCATGGGCGCGCAGCTGCCAGGCGATGT